CTTTGATCTCTCACCGCCAATCCAAAACTGAGCCACCCAATTATTTTTTGTTTAATCGGACTAACAACCAAATTCCTCAGGCGATCACTCATTACCAAGACCCTGCTCCTCAGTTAGCTGGATTGCAAAGTGAGTTAGTCAAATATCAACGGGCAGATGGCGTGCAATTATCTGCAAAACTCTACTTGCCTCCTAGTTATGATGCCACTCGTGATGGGACTCTGCCAATTTTATTTTGGGTGTATCCACAGGAATTTAAAGATAAGGAATTTGCAGGGCAAATTAATAGTTCTGAAAATACCTTCAGTCGTCCGAGTTATGCATCTGTTTTATTTTTGCTAACTCAAGGTTATGCAGTTCTTTCCGGTCCGACAATGCCAATTATTGGTGAAGATAATGTAGAGCCAAATGATTCTTATGTGGAACAATTGATTGCAGGAGCAAAAGCAGCAGTTGATTGTGTGGTTGATCGGGGTGTTGCCGATCCTCATCGTATTGGTATTAGCGGGCATTCCTATGGCGCATTTACTACGGTGAATTTATTAGCGCATACAGATTTATTCTGCATGGGAATAGCTAGGAGTGGGGCGTATAATCGCACTTTGACTCCTTTTGGTTTTCAACAAGAGCAGCGCCATTTTTGGGAAGCGACAGAGACTTACATTGATATGTCTCCCTTTACTCATGCTGCTAAAATCACAGCCCCACTTTTACTTATTCATGGAGAAAAAGATAGTAATGCCGGTACATATCCTCTCCAAACCGAAAGATTGTATGAAGCATTGAAAGGGTTGGGAGCAACTGTTCGCAGTGTGATATTACCATTAGAAGACCACGGCTATTACTCTCGGGAAGCAGTAGCTCATGTACTTTGGGAAATGGTGAACTGGTGTGATAAGTATCTGAAATGATTAATGCCACGTTGTATCATATTGGGTTTGGACGAGATGACCTTGGGGAGAATCCACCAAGCATTGCTCTTTTGTCTGGCGATCCGGAACGGGCAAAGTTAATTGCTCATTCTTACTTACATTCGGTGCGTCTTTTGTCGGAAAATCGCGGGCTGAATAGTTATATGGGTGTTTTACCCAATGGGCGATAAGCTGGGTACAGCTTGCGCTTCGCGATAAGCCGGGTACGGCTTGCGCTAAGAGCGATCGCTCTTGTGTGCAACGAGTGGTATGGGTGCATCATCTACAAGTATCGTTGTTCATGAGCTAGTACAAGTTGGTATTCGGCTCATTATACGCGTTGGCAGTTGTGGTTCTATACAAGAACACGTGACAGTTGGTAGCACGGTGATTACCAGTGCTGCTTTATGCCGTCAAGGTGCAGCTAATGACATTGCACCTGTAGAATATCCCGCCGCCGCAGATCCTTTTGTGACAGTTGCTCTAGTTAATGCAGCAAACACTCTGAATGTCAAGTACCATCTTGGTATTACGGCATCAGTTGATACTTTTTATGAGGGACAAGAGCGATCGCAGTCAGTTCAGAGACCTCTGTTACGCTCTTTAAGTGGAATTACGGAAGAATATCGTTCTTTAAATATACTGAACTATGAAATGGAGTGCGGCACTTTGTTAAAGATGGCAGGTGTTTACGGTGTTCGAGCAGGTTGTATATGTGGCGTTATTGCCCAACGCACAGTGAAGGAAGACATTGTGTTAGCAGAAAAAGACACTGCCATTGACAATGCCATTCGGATCGCTATAAAAGCAGCAGAACAATGGGAAGAACCAGTACGAGTCGTTGGCAACTGAATCAGGGTACCGCTTCTTGTTTAAAGTTTTAATGAAGAGTTGCTTATGCTCTCGAAATTCGTTAGCATCAAATTTTCATCATAATTTAGTGCAGACGTATTATGGATATTAGCCGCGACATTGATTCACTTTCCAACTTCAAACTGCATACGTCGAAGTTCTTGGAACAAATGAAAGAAACAAAGGAACCTGTGGTGTTGACCATTAACGGGAAGGCAGAGCTTGTGGTGCAGGAAGCACAAGCGTATCAGGCTCTTCTTGACCGTATCGAGTACCTGGAAACGGTCAAAGCGATAGAGCAGGGCTTACAGGATGCAAAAGACGGTAAAACCATTGCTATAGAAGAGTTTGAAGCGAGAATGCGGCAAAAACATGGCATTCAAGGTTGAAATCTCTTTACGCGCCAGTCAGCAGATAGAAGAAGCGTATCTTTGGTTAGAGGAGAGAAACCCTGTTGCCGCTAACAAGTGGTTCAATGGCTTGATGACAGCGATTCACTCGCTGGAAGATTCTCCCCGACGTTGTGCCAAAATACCAGAGCAGGACGACTTTCCCCAAGGGATTTACCAGCTAATTTACCAAAAAAAGTACCGCATCATTTTCTTGGTTCAGGATGAAGAAGAAACGGTGTATGTCTTGGCCGTTCGCCATACAGCGTACAAACCTTTAGAAAATGACGATTTCGAGATTCTATAAAATTCTCCCCCATCGACTCAACCAAAAATTCTTAACAGTTGACCAGTTATGTATACGGTACAAGGAGATTAACTGGTAACTGGTCACTGGTCACTGGTCACTGTTATTTCAAAGCGATCGCCTGGGGTTGGTTCAATCACCTGTACTGAAAGATGATTTTGTGCAAGCAACGAACGAAATTCCGCAATACTACCAGTAATTTGAAGGAAAGAATTTAGCAATCCTTCAAAAACCACATCACCGCCTGATGCTGTATGAATCATCACTTGCGGTTGCAACCATTGAGCAACTTCTAAAGCGTGTTTTCTGCCCCTAATAATAGGACCAACTAATGGCAACCCTAAATCATATTGTGGTGTAATAACAACATCTATGGGAGCAAATTGCTTAAGTGAGGGAGAATGATGCCCGTGCGGTTCGTAATATACACTGAAGCCAGTTTCCAACTCTTTGATGATGTAACCGTTCTCAACCAAAGTCGGACCGATTGAAGAACCGGGAGTTGCTGTGATTGCGACACTCCGATCCAGATTAAACGTCTCGCCATGAGCGAGTGCCGTGATTTCTGTGTAATTTAACTGCTTTACCACTTTAGCTGCATTGGGAGACGCCACAACAGGAATGTTGCGATCAATTTGCTTTAGTGTTGGTGTATGAGCATGGTCTTCCAAACCTTGAGACAGCACAATTAGGTCAATATTTTCTGGTATCGTGCGTTCTTTAGTCCGAAAACCTTTGAAGAACCAATCCAAATTGCCAAAGACGAGGGAACCTACCAGCCAAGGATCGATGAGTATTCGTTTTCCACCCATCTCAACCAACCATGAATTGCTGTCTAACCAAGTTAAGTACATAAAGTTTTGTAAAGATAAGACCTAACTATAATTATCTGTTATTGGGGAGACCGTGCCAATACGGACGTTTCGGTACGCTAAGGAAAAACTCGAAATGCGGAAATTCATGTTTATGAAGGGTTTCAGCGAGTGTCAAAAGAATGGAAAATTTTCGTATTCAGCGCAAAAAGTTGGTTTTGTATGCCTGTTTTGCGGTTATTGTGATAACCCACATTCCGTAGTTCAAAATGTAGTACAAAAGGCTACATAATGATGTCTGAGTATGAGTAAATAATAAGACACATAAAGGTTCAGTAAACCCGCATTTAGTTGCTATGAACTCCGAAGCCTTACGATATCCTCTATCAAAAAGTCGTTCTCTTTTCTCTATTTTTCGTTACATACTTATAAATTTTCACGCCTACCTACTTAATCGCTTTCGCCATATTTGTTGTAACGACCTTCGCCATATTTAGCTGCGTTGCCAGTAGCATTACTGCATCCGCAAATTAAATCGTGATAGCCGTTTGTATCTTCTGTGATAGATAAAAGAATGCGACCCATGTCAGAGTAAATCACCATACCCTTTTTGAGGAAGGCATTGAACTGAATTTTAGCGGTATCTGCTACGTTCAGCCGTTCTATTGGGCTATCTGCGTTGTAGCAAATCATCGAAACGCCTTGAGAGCCTTCCAAATCAGTTACACGGAGGGTATTTCCCCGTTTGATTACGCCATGCCAATAGGCACCGCCCGGTAGCTTTTCATCCACTAAGTGAAGGCTTGGATCGATTGTTGTGATCGGCGAAATAGATGCTTGCACCATAAAATTTTCCTAATGAGCAGTTTACGGGTTAACATTTCCTTCATTACGTAATATACTTGCCAGTCTATCCTTATATTCCTGAAATATGGGATGACGTTTGACTTGAGGATCGGATTTGCTTGGCAATTGGATTTGCAATTCTTGCTTAATTGTACCTGGTCGCACGCTTAATACGTAGATACGTTGAGATAGAAAAATTGCTTCTTCAACATCGTGAGTAATCAGAAAAATTGTCGTGTTTGTGCTACGCCAAATTTCTAGTAGAAATTGTTGCATGACTTCTTTCGTCTGTACATCCAACGCACCAAAGGGTTCATCCATGAGTAAAATTTTGGGTTTTGATGCTAAAGCACGAGCGATCGCTACCCGTTGCTTCATCCCACCGGAAAGTTCCTGCGGTAGCGCTTTAGCAAATCCCAATAACCCCACGACTTCTAAATAATAAGTGGCTTGTTGTCTTCTGAGTACTTTAGACACACCTTGCAGTTTTAAGCCAAATTCTACGTTTTCTATCACACTCATCCACGGATAGAGAGTATAACTTTGAAATATCATCCCCCGATCGGAGCCTGGTCCTGTCACGCGTACTCCATCAACTAAAATATCCCCCCCTGTCGGAGTATCTAACCCCGCAATTAACCGTAGCAATGTTGACTTACCACAACCACTGGCTCCTAGTGCACAGACAAACTCGCCCTCTTCTACGTACAAATTGATGTTTTTAAGTACAGTCAACAAACCGTGTCTAGTTTTGAATTGTTTGTGGAGTTGATTAACTTCTAAATGCATAAAGAACCTTAATCCTCAGCCCACTTACAAAAAACACGTAGTAACAACCGAAACAAAAGGTCAATTGTTAAACCAATCAAGCCAATAACAATCAACCCAGCAAAAATTTCATCAGTTTTGAGATATCTTTGGGCAACACTAATCCTACGACCTAAACCTTCTGTAGCCGCTACTAATTCAGAAACGATTACTAAGTTCCAAGATGCTGCCATATTAACCCGACAAGCATCAATGATATTAGGCAGAATAAATGGAAAAATGACTTGCAGTAAAACTTGTTTTCTGTGACCCCCTAAAGTATAAGTAGTTTCCAATAAGTGCTTGGGAACAAATTTCACTGCATCCATCACCATTAAGGTGTTAAAAAACAGTGTGCCGATAAAAATCAGCATAATTTTTGGAGTTTCTCCCAGTCCCAGATATAAAATTAGTAAAGGAATAAAAGCTGGGGCTGGCATATAGCGCACAATACCAATAATTGGTTCTAGCAATGCCCGAAAGCTGGCAAAACTCCCCATTAAAGTGCCTAAAGGAATAGAAAACATTGCCGCCAGTAAAAACCCAGCAACGACCCGAAACAAGCTAAAGGCAATATCTTTTTGCAAATCACCACTTGCTAAAAGCCTTTGAAATGCACCCCAGACCTGACTGGGAGTAGGAAGAAATAAAGATGGGATGAATCCAGTATTAGAAATAACCCACCACAGAAGTATAGGGACAGTAATGGATAAGAACATTAAAGTCCCAGCCAAGTTTTGAGGAATATCCTCAGCAATGCGCCAAAAAACGGTTTGTGATAATATTTTATGAGGACGATTAGAGTTAACTTCCTGCGAGTCTTCAGCGTATTGGTTCATGATTTTTGCTTTGCGGCATAGGCTTTGACAAAGCGATCGTCAAAGAGTTGGTTAAGATTAGGCGCTTGTTTTGATAAACCAGCTTCAACAAGAAATTTACTAATTTCTCCAGCAGCGTAACTAAGCGATGTCATGTCTTGACCGGGACTAAAAGCTTGTAAATTCTCTTTTATTGTAAAAATTTTAGTGCCTGCGTCGTATGCCTTATATTCTGAAATTGACACACCAGCACGTTTTGCCATAATTTCGTAAGCTTTGTCTCGATTTGCTTTGATAAAATCTAAAGTAGCAAACCAAGTGTTTACTAAAGCTTGTACATCTTGTGGACGTTCATTAATGAGTTGGCGGCTGACGACTAAGTGGTCAGGAATTGCACCAGGAAAGTCTTTGGAACTGAACAATTCCTTACTGCCAGAACGTGATAATGCCTTTGTGGTGAAAGGTGCAAAAACTCCGACTGCATCAACTTTACCAGCAACAAAAGCTGCTGCTGCTGCACCTGTTTCTAGTGGCTGAAACTGAATATCGGCTTGAGTTAAATCTGCTTTTTTCAAACCCAGCAACAATAGAAAATGGTCAACTGTTCCTTCTTCAGCAGCAACTGTTTTACCTTTAAGGTCAGCAATGCTGTTAATTCCTTCTCGGACAATAATTTTGTCATTACCAGTTGAATTATCGTTGACCAATACAATGACTTGATCCGAGCCTGCCGCTACTGAGCTAATCGTATCATTCAACGTTTGGGTATTGGCATTAAGTTGACCTGCTCGTAGGGCATTGATAGAATCTAAATAGCCATCAAACCACTTCAACTCTACATTAACTTTATTCGTCTCAAATAAGTTTTGCTCTTGAGAAACTTGCCAAGGAAACCAACCTGGCCAAGCACTAAAGCCAAACTGAATTGGTACAGTGCTAACTGGGGTAGTAGAATTTAGCGGCGTAGAAGTTTGCTGGTTGGGAGTACAACTGACTGCGATCGCAAGACTGAGTAAAAAAACTGCGAATAAAGACGATAACTTACGAATATTCATAGGTAGTTCCCGAATTGTACAGTACGTTGGCGATCGCAATGCCGTATTCACCAACTTTTCGCACATCTTCTGAATAGAGTGCTTTTAAGAAGGTATTAATTCCAGCAAAGTGAGTTTCCCACAAGAATAAGTTAGGAATCGAGCGATAGCGTATGCTGTGTGTTGCCTCTAAACCTAGAAGCTATTAATTTTTACCTAATTACTAGTATTCGTTTTTAGCATTTCTATATCTATCAAAAGGCATTACAAAAAAAAGTATCACAAGTTACAAATTTTAGAAATTTGTCTACAATAGCACATCGCGATCCCCTATTACGAAGTAGCGTATCTAGGTTTGTTTCGGAGGTGACTAGCCTCACTTAATTGAAAGCCATACAAACAGATCTCGCGAAAGCGGCTTTGTTTGTATGGCTGCGGTTGAATCCGCCTAGTTCTTATTAAATTGGCACAGATGGCAAGACGCCCACAACTCTTTATGATGCAACAGCAGTTGCAAGTGCTTCAGTTGCAGGTGCTTCAACTGCAGCAGCAGATGCGTAAACGCTTACTTTCTTGCGAGTTTTGCCCTTACGTTCAAAGGTAACTACGCCATCAATTAAGGCATACAGAGTATCATCACTACCGATACCAACATTGTTACCAGGATGAAACTTTGTGCCGCGCTGACGCACAAGGATATTTCCCGCGCGAACAGCTTGACCACCGTAGCGTTTGACACCTAGTCGTTGAGCATTAGAGTCACGACCGTTGCGTGTACTACCCGTTCCTTTCTTATGAGCCATGATTTCCTCTTGTGTCTCTTTTTCTTTCTATCTATTTATTAGGAGATGAGTTCCCAACAACGGGCTGTAGCTTTTTATGCTTCAGTTGTTGCAGACGCTTCTATAGTATCAACTGCAGCCTCTTCTGCATTAGTTTCTAGCGCTTCTGGAGGTGGAACAGTTCCAACTTCGCTATCAACTTCACTTACTTGAGCCGGAGCCGGAGCCTCTGTAGTTTCTCCTGTAGCCAGAACAGAACCGTTAAGACTGATAGAATCGATCATTAATCTGGTAATTTCCTGGCGGTGTCCCCGCTTTTTACGGGTTTTCTTTTTCGGCTGCATTTTATACACCAGGACTTTGCGACCTCTCAGATGTCGCAACACCGTTCCTTCTACCTTTGCTCCTGTCACAAGTGGCTGTCCAATAGTGACATCACCATTGTGCTGCACCAACAAAACCTTGTCTATTGTGACTTTTTCATCCGGTTGGGCAGAAAGCAATTCGATATCATAAAAGCGACCTGGTTCGACTTTTATTTGTTTGCCGCCAGTTTCAATAATTGCGTAGGTCATGGAATTGTCCTTGAAGTTGCCGTACAGGTAGCTGAACCACAGGCTTTTAACAAGCAGCCCAGCTTTTATATCGTCTTCCACCTGATCCGAGCAGGAATTAGACAGACAGTCTGTAATTTTAACCTACTAAATTGTTAATTGTCAATTAAATTAGGCTTTGCCAGTTACTAGCGCTAATTGTTCAACCGCTTGTTGATTTGTAGACGCAAAAGATGGAGCAGATAAAGAGCAAGCTTTCCACTCCGATCTTACTGATACATTCAGCAATTCACACGTACCCCCACGCAACCCTTGTGGTGTGTAATAACGACAGTACCGACAAGATGAAACACAAGATTTTAAGGTTGTCATGATTAAAAAATTAAATTGAAAAATTTGAGTTGCTAATTGAAATCTTCTCCATATAAGTATGGCTTCCCGATCTTAAAATTAGAATAGAAATTCGATAAGTTTCCGAAAAACTTTGTATTTCTCAATATTACTTCATTGAGAATTTTTACTTAAGTACAATTAATATAAAGTTATGTAGTAACACTGACATATTTAATTTTCTGTAATGTAATAGTAAATTTCAGCTTTGGTGGGCTATGCCGCACAACAGCTTTATGTAGTGGGCTTTAGCCCTACCTACATACATTTCTTATTTAGAAACTACCAAATTTTACTAACCTCTGTACGGGTGTAGAGCCTTGCACCACTACTTTATCCTCCTCACAAAATCCTCAATTTCTTTTTCTAAAACAGTAAATGCGGGAAAAAGGAAACAGTACTAATAACTAATGCCCGCTCCCTAATCCCTAATCCTTAATAACTATGTTTCACAAAATTTTAGTTGCAATTGATACTTCTGAAATTGGACAACATGTTTTTGACGAAGCAGTGACTTTGACAAAAGCAGTCAATGGAAATCTTATGTTACTGCACGTTCTCTCTCCCTTTGATGGAACAGGATATCTCAACCCTGTATTGCTACAACCTAGTAGCGTTTATCCAACCCTACATACGGAAGCTGTCAATAAATATATGCAGCAGTGGGAAGAACTCAAGCAAGAGAGACTAAATATGCTGTTTTCTTTTGCTCAAAAAGCAAACAAAATAGGTGTTCAAGCAGAAATTTCTCAGAATTTAGGCGATCCCGGTCGTACAATTTGTGAAGTTGCACAGAGCTGGAATGCTGACTTAATTTTAGTGGGTCGGCGCGGTCGTAGGGGGTTAAGTGAGTTTTTCCTTGGTAGTGTCAGTAACTATGTGTTACATAACGCTTCTTGCTCTGTTCTCGTAGTTCAAGGACCAGTTCACAATACTACAGAAGAGTCTGAAGTGACTAACGCAGTTTCTGCTTAATTGTAAGAAGAAAGTAAGGGGCAATGCTCAATGCCCCTCATAACTTCTAGTCTCGTCGAGCACTACGTATGCTACGAGTAAGTTGCTGTTCCATTCTTTCGAGTTGCTGTCTTTCTTGACGACTTAGTCTTCCATCTCGGAGAAAACGTCTTTTTGTGGCTTCAAGAGCTACTTGTTGACGTTGAATATCTCTCTGTGCTGAACGATTTATTGTGGTGTGTCTTCTGTTTTGAACTATGACATTGCGGTTATATTGTTGCGGATAAGAAGCTCTGCGATAATAAACTTCACCAGCAGAGGCTACTGTGGGAAAGAAAATTGTTGCAATACATAGAGCCGTGAAAGTCAATTGTTTCTTCATTGTGTTAATCCTCTTTATGGGCATTTGTCATTGAGTATCATTCTTTCCCTCACTCCTTAGACTGAGGACGTGGTGGAATTCCTAATGCGTTAGTTAATTCTTCCTCAGTCACTCCCAGCTTTGCAGCACCACCTTTGATGTCAAGGCGCGGGCGGCTTTGACGTTCATTTTCACTGGATGAATCTGTGGGATTGGTAGGCACTCCTACAGCTTCCTTCAAAGTTGCTTCAGTCACTCCCAATTTCTTGGCAGCTTCGGCAAAATTTGGACGCGGTGGCAGTCCCAATGCGTTAACCAACTGTTGTTCTGTGACACCTAACTTTGCCGCAGCACCTTTAATATCAAAACGGGGACGGCGTGGACGCTCATTTTCGTTTGCCTCAGTATTAGCAGGTACGCCTAAAGCTTCTTTTAACTTTGCTTCAGTCACTCCTAACTTTTGAGCAGCTTCAGCAAAATTTGGGCGGTATCGTCCTCTCCACCTTCGTTGTTCGTTCGGTTGTGATGCATCCTGTGCGATTCGATCGGAATTATTTGCTGTTGAACTATCAGCACCTGCCAAACTGCAAGCACCCATCAGAATAGGAAT
This genomic interval from Scytonema hofmannii PCC 7110 contains the following:
- a CDS encoding uridine phosphorylase, with the protein product MGASSTSIVVHELVQVGIRLIIRVGSCGSIQEHVTVGSTVITSAALCRQGAANDIAPVEYPAAADPFVTVALVNAANTLNVKYHLGITASVDTFYEGQERSQSVQRPLLRSLSGITEEYRSLNILNYEMECGTLLKMAGVYGVRAGCICGVIAQRTVKEDIVLAEKDTAIDNAIRIAIKAAEQWEEPVRVVGN
- a CDS encoding type II toxin-antitoxin system Phd/YefM family antitoxin, with protein sequence MDISRDIDSLSNFKLHTSKFLEQMKETKEPVVLTINGKAELVVQEAQAYQALLDRIEYLETVKAIEQGLQDAKDGKTIAIEEFEARMRQKHGIQG
- a CDS encoding type II toxin-antitoxin system RelE/ParE family toxin; the encoded protein is MAFKVEISLRASQQIEEAYLWLEERNPVAANKWFNGLMTAIHSLEDSPRRCAKIPEQDDFPQGIYQLIYQKKYRIIFLVQDEEETVYVLAVRHTAYKPLENDDFEIL
- a CDS encoding MBL fold metallo-hydrolase, whose product is MYLTWLDSNSWLVEMGGKRILIDPWLVGSLVFGNLDWFFKGFRTKERTIPENIDLIVLSQGLEDHAHTPTLKQIDRNIPVVASPNAAKVVKQLNYTEITALAHGETFNLDRSVAITATPGSSIGPTLVENGYIIKELETGFSVYYEPHGHHSPSLKQFAPIDVVITPQYDLGLPLVGPIIRGRKHALEVAQWLQPQVMIHTASGGDVVFEGLLNSFLQITGSIAEFRSLLAQNHLSVQVIEPTPGDRFEITVTSDQ
- a CDS encoding DUF1989 domain-containing protein, with product MVQASISPITTIDPSLHLVDEKLPGGAYWHGVIKRGNTLRVTDLEGSQGVSMICYNADSPIERLNVADTAKIQFNAFLKKGMVIYSDMGRILLSITEDTNGYHDLICGCSNATGNAAKYGEGRYNKYGESD
- a CDS encoding ABC transporter ATP-binding protein; the protein is MHLEVNQLHKQFKTRHGLLTVLKNINLYVEEGEFVCALGASGCGKSTLLRLIAGLDTPTGGDILVDGVRVTGPGSDRGMIFQSYTLYPWMSVIENVEFGLKLQGVSKVLRRQQATYYLEVVGLLGFAKALPQELSGGMKQRVAIARALASKPKILLMDEPFGALDVQTKEVMQQFLLEIWRSTNTTIFLITHDVEEAIFLSQRIYVLSVRPGTIKQELQIQLPSKSDPQVKRHPIFQEYKDRLASILRNEGNVNP
- a CDS encoding ABC transporter permease, whose amino-acid sequence is MNQYAEDSQEVNSNRPHKILSQTVFWRIAEDIPQNLAGTLMFLSITVPILLWWVISNTGFIPSLFLPTPSQVWGAFQRLLASGDLQKDIAFSLFRVVAGFLLAAMFSIPLGTLMGSFASFRALLEPIIGIVRYMPAPAFIPLLILYLGLGETPKIMLIFIGTLFFNTLMVMDAVKFVPKHLLETTYTLGGHRKQVLLQVIFPFILPNIIDACRVNMAASWNLVIVSELVAATEGLGRRISVAQRYLKTDEIFAGLIVIGLIGLTIDLLFRLLLRVFCKWAED
- a CDS encoding ABC transporter substrate-binding protein is translated as MNIRKLSSLFAVFLLSLAIAVSCTPNQQTSTPLNSTTPVSTVPIQFGFSAWPGWFPWQVSQEQNLFETNKVNVELKWFDGYLDSINALRAGQLNANTQTLNDTISSVAAGSDQVIVLVNDNSTGNDKIIVREGINSIADLKGKTVAAEEGTVDHFLLLLGLKKADLTQADIQFQPLETGAAAAAFVAGKVDAVGVFAPFTTKALSRSGSKELFSSKDFPGAIPDHLVVSRQLINERPQDVQALVNTWFATLDFIKANRDKAYEIMAKRAGVSISEYKAYDAGTKIFTIKENLQAFSPGQDMTSLSYAAGEISKFLVEAGLSKQAPNLNQLFDDRFVKAYAAKQKS
- the rpmA gene encoding 50S ribosomal protein L27 → MAHKKGTGSTRNGRDSNAQRLGVKRYGGQAVRAGNILVRQRGTKFHPGNNVGIGSDDTLYALIDGVVTFERKGKTRKKVSVYASAAAVEAPATEALATAVAS
- the rplU gene encoding 50S ribosomal protein L21; the encoded protein is MTYAIIETGGKQIKVEPGRFYDIELLSAQPDEKVTIDKVLLVQHNGDVTIGQPLVTGAKVEGTVLRHLRGRKVLVYKMQPKKKTRKKRGHRQEITRLMIDSISLNGSVLATGETTEAPAPAQVSEVDSEVGTVPPPEALETNAEEAAVDTIEASATTEA
- a CDS encoding universal stress protein, with protein sequence MFHKILVAIDTSEIGQHVFDEAVTLTKAVNGNLMLLHVLSPFDGTGYLNPVLLQPSSVYPTLHTEAVNKYMQQWEELKQERLNMLFSFAQKANKIGVQAEISQNLGDPGRTICEVAQSWNADLILVGRRGRRGLSEFFLGSVSNYVLHNASCSVLVVQGPVHNTTEESEVTNAVSA